In the genome of Triticum urartu cultivar G1812 chromosome 5, Tu2.1, whole genome shotgun sequence, one region contains:
- the LOC125506239 gene encoding uncharacterized protein LOC125506239 — MGSGKKRAALASLFGFKNKRQEEEEAAAAAARRQQQHAAAAPQQRYQHHRVRPSDDDDYARHWYAERDIDRKASEFIDKVHRRMLANEQDG; from the coding sequence ATGGGGAGTGGGAAGAAGAGGGCGGCGCTTGCGTCCCTGTTCGGGTTCAAGAACAAGAGACAGGAGGAGGAAGAGGCCGCGGCCGCGGCCGCGAGGCGGCAGCAGCAGCATGCGGCGGCAGCGCCGCAGCAGAGGTACCAGCATCACAGGGTGCGGCCGAGCGACGACGACGACTACGCCCGGCACTGGTACGCCGAACGCGACATCGACCGGAAGGCCTCCGAGTTCATCGACAAGGTCCACCGCCGGATGCTCGCCAACGAGCAGGACGGATAG
- the LOC125506238 gene encoding uncharacterized protein LOC125506238, with product MGSGKKRAALASLFGFKNRRQEEEEATAARRQQQHAAAAPQQRYQHHRVRPSDDDDYTRHWYAERDIDRKASEFIDKVHRRMLANEQDG from the coding sequence ATGGGAAGTGGGAAGAAGAGGGCGGCGCTTGCGTCCTTGTTCGGGTTCAAGAACAGGAGACAGGAGGAGGAAGAGGCCACGGCGGCGAGGCGGCAGCAGCAGCATGCGGCGGCGGCGCCGCAGCAGAGGTACCAGCATCACAGGGTGCGCCCGAGCGACGACGACGACTACACCCGGCACTGGTATGCCGAACGCGACATCGACCGAAAGGCCTCCGAGTTCATCGACAAGGTCCACCGCCGGATGCTCGCCAACGAGCAGGACGGATAG